The Micromonospora violae DNA segment GAACTGCGCCACGTAGTCGGTGGCCGGATCAGTGAGGATCTCCTCAGCCGTGCCGATCTGGACGATCCGACCGTCCCGCATCACGGCGATCCGATCGCCGAGCCGCATGGCCTCGTTGAGATCGTGGGTGATGAAGATGATCGTCTTGCCCAGCTCCGCCTGAAGTTCCAGGAGTTGGTCCTGGATCTCCCGGCGGATCAGCGGGTCCAGCGCCGAGAATGCCTCGTCCATCAGCAGGATCTCGGTGCCGGCCGCGAGCGCGCGGGCCAGCCCGACCCGCTGGCGCATGCCGCCGGAGAGGTCGTGCGGCAGGTTGTCCGCCCACTCTGTCAGACCCACCATGCGCAGCGCGTCCATGGCCCGCTCACGTCGCTCGGCCTTAGGCAGCCCGGCGACCTCCAACGCGTACCCCGCGTTCTCCACAACCGTCCGGTGCGGCATGAGCGCGAAGTGCTGGAACACCATGCTGATCTTCTCGCGGCGCAGCTTGCGCAGCGCCGCCGGCTTGAGCGTGGTCAACTCGACCCCATCGACCCGCACGCTGCCGCTGGTGGGACGCAGCAGGCCGTTGAGCATCCGGATCAGGGTCGACTTTCCGGAGCCGGAGAGGCCCATGACGACGAAGATCTCGCCCGGGCGTACCTCGAAATTCGCGTCGATCACGGCGGCCGTGGCCGGCAGCCCGGCCAGGGCCTCGTCTCGGGGCCTCCCGTCCGCCAGCCGCCTTACCGCTTCGTCAGCCCGGTTGCCGAATATTTTATAGAGCGACTGCACTGTGAGTGCGGACACGATCCCCCTTCCGAGACGCGAACCGGTTGGCGTATCGCACCATCGGCGTTTCTTCGCGTCTCATCGTCGATATCAACATCGATCACCTTCAGCGGGTCACACATGGGTCCGGCGAACCTACCGATGCCCATCGCGGCACATCCAGCTGGCACCGCAGGTTTGTGGATATGCACACAAAAATTTGCGCGTACCCGTAACGAATTGGTCGCTCGCACGCCTGACGTGCGGCATCGTCGACACTGGTCGGTGAGCGCGGATTCCGCGCGACCTGCGCCGATCGTCCCGCTTCACGCTGGCTGACTAGCGCGTCGGCCCCTCATTGGGGAACCGTTCCAGAATTTGACGGGACTGATAGAAAACTGTCACACGACTGTCATGGTTCAACGCGGTCCGATCGCCTAATTTGAGCTGGGGAGGTAGCTCCGCAGGCTCCCGATCGCGGACAGAAATCGCCATGCTCTCCTCTGCCGACTCACTCAGCCGCCGGTATTCTGGATAGGGCACGGCCTGCACCCATATGCCCATCCGCTGAGGGGGGACCATGCCCGATCACATCGATCTCGCCCGCCTGCGCGACGTGCTCGACGGACCGTGGGCCGCGGTCCGCGCCGCGCACCGCGAGCACCTCGACGAGCGCTTCCTCCCGGTGTACGGCGAGACCGGTGACCAGGCACGCGAGCGGATCACCCGGCTGCTCACCCAACTCCCCGTCGAGCTGGGCATGACGTCGGCCTTCCCCACCGAGTACGGCGGCAGGGGCGACGTCGGCGGCTCGATCGTCGCCAGCGAGATGCTGGCGCAGGTCGACCTGTCGCTGATGGTCAAGGCGGGCGTGCAGTGGGGCCTGTTCGGTGGCGCTGTCGCCGCCCTCGGCACGAAGCGGCACCACGACGTCTACCTGCGCGACATCATCGAGGGTCGGGCCTTCGGCTGTTTCGCCATGACCGAGACCGGCCACGGCTCCGACGTCCAGCAACTACGCACCACCTGCACCTACGACCCGCAGACGCAGACCTTCGACCTGCACACCCCGCATGAGGCGGCCCGCAAGGACTACATCGGCAACGCCGCCCGCGACGGACGGATGGCGGTGGTCTTCGCGCAGCTGATCACCGACGGGACGCGGCACGGCGTACACGCGTGGTTGGTCCCGATCCGCGACGCGCAGGGCAACCCGCTGCCCGGCGTGACCATCGGCGACGCCGGACCCAAGGCGGGCCTGCTCGGCGTGGACAACGGACGGCTCAGCTTCACCCACGTGACCGTGCCGCGGGACATGCTGCTCGACCGCTACGGTCAGGTCGCGCCGGACGGGACGTACTCGAGCCCGATCGAGAACGACTCCCGACGCTTCTTCACCATGCTCGGCACCCTGGTCCGCGGCCGGGTGAGCGTAGGCGGCGCCGCGTCGGCGGCCACCAAGTCGGCGCTGACCATCGCCGTGCGCTACGGCGACATCCGCCGCCAGTTCGGCACGCCCGACGCGGGCCGGGAGGTGCTGC contains these protein-coding regions:
- a CDS encoding quaternary amine ABC transporter ATP-binding protein, translated to MVSALTVQSLYKIFGNRADEAVRRLADGRPRDEALAGLPATAAVIDANFEVRPGEIFVVMGLSGSGKSTLIRMLNGLLRPTSGSVRVDGVELTTLKPAALRKLRREKISMVFQHFALMPHRTVVENAGYALEVAGLPKAERRERAMDALRMVGLTEWADNLPHDLSGGMRQRVGLARALAAGTEILLMDEAFSALDPLIRREIQDQLLELQAELGKTIIFITHDLNEAMRLGDRIAVMRDGRIVQIGTAEEILTDPATDYVAQFVADVDRTRILTASSVMEKPQQVLDVNAGPRVAAKALRESQTSVIYVTGPMKTFLGTVTEDEVSRALREGHPHLDGYVSTERVRTVTADTSVADLFGDCAESQHPVAVLDERDRLIGVIPRITLLTALAAATPDEPTQAQDQVELVGTKGEPA